The Drosophila yakuba strain Tai18E2 chromosome X, Prin_Dyak_Tai18E2_2.1, whole genome shotgun sequence DNA segment CGCGTCCGCTTCGTCCTCGCTGCCGGAGGACAACTCCTCCATGACGCCGTCGCTGAAGTACAGCACGCGCTTGTTGGACTGCAGCTCAAGGGCGGTCACATTGTCCGTCTCGGATGCACTTGCTCCAGTTGCAGACGCCAGCTCCGATCCTCCAGCTGCGCCTTGtgtgccgccgccgctgccgccgctcaTGTTCCTCGCCACCGACATGGCAATGTTGCATCAACAGTTGATGAAGTGTACCGCCTCGATTGATTGACGCTGCGCGAATGTTTTTTGCGGTTGAGCTTCGTTTGAATCGCAGCCGCCGTTTTGGTCATGAAAACGCGGGCGCGGGTCAAACgccaaatacaaaatacaaatgcGACCGGCGAGGGGGGGCCAAAATGTCCTTGGGTTGGGGGCCACCGGCGAAACCGAGTCACAATCGCCGCGAATCGCGTGCCATGGGGCGCTTTGCGCAGTCAGGTGCAAATCAAATCGATAAACGAAAAGCCGCCTTcaaactggaaaaaaaaaacagacaaacaaaacaaaggtGCGGCAGTGTGACCAGCTGCTGCGGGGTTTCACAAGCTAGCCAGGCGATAGTATCGTTTGTGATTACTgcacttattttaaaatatatacaaactAAAATCCAGTCGTTTATATCTTaaaggtttttgtttttaaataaaattaaaatataatacaaattaaaccAATTTGTGCATAAGTTTTATGTGCCAATGATATAAATGcacttcttttattttaataatataactAAGATGCATGGTACAAGTGTTAACAGCCATTAGCAATTGACAAaacaatatattaaaaacttaaaccATTATTTATTCACCTAATCCCATAACTATCTATCGCTTGCAATGCATCGTCTGATTTAGCTCTGGTCACACCAAACAGCTGTTCCATTTGCGTcgtttaaattgtttttttgttttacaacaAATTGCATCCGAATCTTCCAAACCGGGGTGCCAAAAATGGAGTCGCCCACCTCGCACCTGGTGGCCAAAGGTGAGTCGACAACGCGGCAGCTTTTGGCGCCATCGGGGTCATCAATTCCCGATTAGATTTCCAGGTGACGGGCGTTTCGCGCAGTGGACGCGTACGCAAAAAGTCGTCGAAACTGTTGGATTTTGAATCGCCGGAGGAGATCGAGAAGCGCACAAGGCGCCAAAGTGGCGGCAGGCAGCCAGCCAGATACTCGGGTCGCGGCAGGCCATCGAATGCACTGCGTGATTTGGATCTCGACCAGGAGATGCTCGTGGATGATCCAAATATCTCGGATAGCGAGGAATTTCATCCGGAAACGGCGACTACGGCCGTGACCATTCTGAATTCCGACGATGAACTGGACAATCTGGTGCAGGATCTTGTCGATGGCGTGCAAGCGGAGGCCACCAGCCAGGAGTCATCCGTGCGCCAGAGTCTCTACATGCGCGAGAAGGCCAACAAGCGTCAGGTGCTCAAGGACGGCAAGGTGGTGAATGCCAAGGTGCAGCGCAAGGACAAGGGCAAGCAGCGCTACACCGCCTACAGCCTGTGGGCCAGGGAGGCGCGCAAGAAAGATCTCCAGGATCTGGGTAGGATTTCTTACCATATCCTTCTTATTAATATTCCATCGGTTATTTGTGTGCTATCCTTCTCTTATTGACCAATTCGAATGCTTGCAGACTTCACCAGCGCCACCAGACGCCTCAGCGAGATGTGGGCGAACGTTTCCAATCGGGACAAGAACGCCTGGCGGCGCAAGGCCAAAATCCAGGCGTCCAGGGCCAGAACACGCGACAAAACCGGCCCGAATGGTGCGCCCCAACTGGCCAGCAATGGCAGCACGGCACTGGCCGATCCTGCGCAGCATGAGACCATCTTTCAAAACCGAGCGACGACCAGTCGCACTCGCAAACTGGCCGCCGATCGACAGCAATCCTCGATAGAAGCGGCGGctgcggcagcagcggcgggcAGCTCCACGCAGCGGCGCAGCATCAACACACGCAGTGCCAGGTCGCAGGCCACAACGAGCATGTCAAAACAGCATACGCTGTCGCAcacggatgcggatgtgggcGGCCGGACGAGCGGCGGTCAGCAGAAACATGAGGAGCTGCAGAAGACCAGCATCGAGGTGATCGATGCGGCGGCGCACCTGAAGCTGCTGGGCGAGAGCCTGACGGTGATTGGCGAGCGCCTCAAGAAGCACAATGGATACGTGGCGCTGTCGGGCAGTTTGTCCGTGCTCCTGGACAGCTTGCTCTGCGCCATGGGTCCGCTGCTGTGCATGACCACGCAGATACCCGGCATGGAGAACAAAGTGCAACTGAGCAAAAACCTAGCCGACACGCTCGATAATATTGCGTACGTAATGCCCGGCCTATGAACGCAATTTCCGGATATCCcaatgatatatatatatatagtataccATACCAGGCAGCTGAGCTTCCGGCGGGGGCTAGAGTCGCCATTGGAGATGTATCTGTATGCTAGTTAGGAGTTGGCGTGAGTCAACACCTGAACACAAATAACCACTTAGATATCCCTAGTTAATAAGCAGAAGCATCTCGATCTTCGTTAAGTGAAACTATCTAAAGGTCTCCCTCGAACTTTTgtgtttcatatttttttttagattgaAAGCTAAGTAgtattgcttttatttattccctTTTATtgtgctaaataaattataaataagcgAAAACGTACTAGAAATTATGAAGAATTATGAAACATGGAATATCCTATAATACATAAGTCCAATAAATGTGCAGCACACAATCACTTAGTTgcttatttcaattttaaatggtAGCCTATTAAGCAAGCGCAatataaattcctttttataacaaactaaataataaataaacatctAGACTAGTTTATAAACTTGAAATGATTTCCTTCTCACACCAAAAATCTTTATACAAATGAAATAGCTTAAAAAGTCTTAGAATTGCTCTGAAATAAGCGATAAACTCATGCACTACCAGCAATGctaacaattttaaatatttataaatacgtTAATTATTTCCTCACTTGCTAGAGATGGCACATCGCTGGTGCGCCATCGATGCCTTGGGCCCAGCATTACAACGGCAAGGTATCGATGTTACATCGCCGCGCTGCCACCACTATCGAGTCCGcggaaagtaaataaaaaaaacggacGCCAAATCGAATCTCCCCAGTTCCCCGGATGCAGTGCAGCGAGCTCTGGGTCCCTGAGAATCCGGCGTGGGCCTGGGATTCCGAATCCGCTTCCGCCCAGGATCCTGGGCACCTGACCTCCACAAGCGCTTCCAACTTCTGCCGCGCacagcatccgcatccgcatccgcggCACCAAATTAACGGTGAGTTTCCCTTCGCAAGTTTGGGCTTTTCCAGCCATTTCCAGGGTGGGGAAGGGGGGTGGCAGAAGATGTGATCGGGACAGGTGGACAGGTGGAAAGGGCGAATTGCGTGACGGCAGCGCTACAAATTGGATTAGTACGGCGATTGATTCTGAATGGCAGATGTAAACAATCTTCCTGTGCACTGAGCAAAATACCCTAGGATATtaggaaaatggcaaaattatacataaaaaattaaatcaaattagttTAATTCTAAACTGAACAATTTGTTTAGGAAATATATTCGCAccagaaaaatgtaaatttccaaatttcgCTTGGTGCGCAAGgcattttctcgcagtgcactgGCTCCCCCGCCCGCTGCTATGTAATTGGCAATATAAGGAATGCCCGAGGCATCTATTTTTATAACGATTAGCATAGTCGTTATGGTGATAGATGCCGAATGGTGAGGGGGGAGGAGGGGCGAGTATTATGTATTTGTTATGCTTTTCCACCCCCCGACCGCCCACTGCGCCCAATGGGGCATACTTTTGGGGGCGCCACgggcaccacccacccacccagccagtcagccagccacCCAACATCGTTGGTTCACCTGAAAAGTTGTCATAATTCAAGGAGAAGCACCGCGGCAGACAAGCCACCAAAAGTTTCAAGTCCTCGCAGGTGCGTTTAAATATAGGCATATTTCCAAAAGTtataatgtttataatttacgGTTGATTAGCTCCTATTACCGCGTCATTGAATCGAAAATCGTGATTTCTTAGTGCTAACCATCtggatatatacataaattgaAAGAAAACTCAAGGTTTGCATGTAAATTGAGCGCGTGGTTTTTCTAGCAGCGCATATTATCATTCGAATTTGACTTTGAGATGGCTTTAGCACTAGACTTTCGCATTCATTTGCCAAATAATTGCCAGACATTGGATTCATTTCCTTGTGTACGAACAAAGTGCTTTGAATATAAGCATATTACTACTTGGGCACTTTACCACATTGAAGACCACTTTCGACTGCAAATGCAATCGGATTGCGTGAGCTTCATAATCGTCGTGGGTCCGCGGATGGGCATGTTCGTATCTCATCCGAAACGGACTTTGAGCCATGTTCTCGGCACGCGAGATAAGCGGCCGCCAATCGGAGAACTGGTTTCAATTGCGGATCGGGTCAAAATCGCCAACCTTGGGCCATTGTATGCAAGTTGTCTGTGCGCAACTAAATGAGCATAAATTAGCTCAATGCAGGAATGTCTCAAGTAGCCATTGTCCATCCATTGCCAGTGGCCAGTGCTTATCACTCGCGGCCCAAAAGCCGCAGCtaaagataaagataaagaCGGGTGATAATCAATTGGCCATAAAAAGGGGAAGTGTGGGTGGATGGCTGGGTTAGCCGGGTTAGTcggcaatcaatcaatttggCGAGTCGGACAACCAATTCACAATCTAATCCACAGTCTATACACGATGAGCACCAGCGAAGCAAGCGGCCACGGAAGTGGAATCCGGAATCTGAATcgcaatgggaatggaaacgctactggaaatggga contains these protein-coding regions:
- the LOC6525457 gene encoding FACT complex subunit SSRP1 isoform X2: MESPTSHLVAKDFQVTGVSRSGRVRKKSSKLLDFESPEEIEKRTRRQSGGRQPARYSGRGRPSNALRDLDLDQEMLVDDPNISDSEEFHPETATTAVTILNSDDELDNLVQDLVDGVQAEATSQESSVRQSLYMREKANKRQVLKDGKVVNAKVQRKDKGKQRYTAYSLWAREARKKDLQDLDFTSATRRLSEMWANVSNRDKNAWRRKAKIQASRARTRDKTGPNGAPQLASNGSTALADPAQHETIFQNRATTSRTRKLAADRQQSSIEAAAAAAAAGSSTQRRSINTRSARSQATTSMSKQHTLSHTDADVGGRTSGGQQKHEELQKTSIEVIDAAAHLKLLGESLTVIGERLKKHNGYVALSGSLSVLLDSLLCAMGPLLCMTTQIPGMENKVQLSKNLADTLDNIAYVMPGL
- the LOC6525457 gene encoding FACT complex subunit SSRP1 isoform X1 gives rise to the protein MESPTSHLVAKDFQVTGVSRSGRVRKKSSKLLDFESPEEIEKRTRRQSGGRQPARYSGRGRPSNALRDLDLDQEMLVDDPNISDSEEFHPETATTAVTILNSDDELDNLVQDLVDGVQAEATSQESSVRQSLYMREKANKRQVLKDGKVVNAKVQRKDKGKQRYTAYSLWAREARKKDLQDLVRMLADFTSATRRLSEMWANVSNRDKNAWRRKAKIQASRARTRDKTGPNGAPQLASNGSTALADPAQHETIFQNRATTSRTRKLAADRQQSSIEAAAAAAAAGSSTQRRSINTRSARSQATTSMSKQHTLSHTDADVGGRTSGGQQKHEELQKTSIEVIDAAAHLKLLGESLTVIGERLKKHNGYVALSGSLSVLLDSLLCAMGPLLCMTTQIPGMENKVQLSKNLADTLDNIAYVMPGL